In Ruminococcaceae bacterium BL-6, a genomic segment contains:
- a CDS encoding putative V-type ATP synthase subunit C (Evidence 3 : Putative function from multiple computational evidences; Product type e : enzyme), with translation MLSNFSSNVILAKARAMYGRRLTKKNYSDLLNCQNVSEIARYLVNNTDYAKILSGINDRDIYRGQLENLLKQKLFEDSAVLCRYEFSVGDIFSGYLLQRSEIEQILNVLLHLTAGMPSEYLFSMPMFLTNRSRINLVSLSDAKSFDDILNALGGTPYRALLEPLRPQAGMPLDYTAAENALYTHLYGEVYEIIRRRTHGETKKQLLEIFDTFLDLTNYIRIIRLKTYFHSGYDFIRNSLLPFGTLRENQINDLIAAQSTSQIRQAMEQTSVGKRTRNIQHNFTDQISSRAIYHVCRHSIHFSSRPSVVMLSYIFLTQLELMDIINIVEGIRYKLPANEIKKLLTFADF, from the coding sequence GTGCTTTCCAATTTTTCGTCCAACGTCATTCTGGCAAAAGCGCGCGCCATGTACGGCAGGCGCCTGACCAAAAAAAATTACAGCGACCTTCTGAACTGCCAGAACGTATCCGAAATCGCGCGTTACCTCGTCAACAATACGGACTATGCGAAAATCCTTTCGGGCATCAACGACCGCGACATCTACCGCGGCCAGCTGGAAAACCTTCTGAAGCAGAAGCTGTTCGAGGATTCGGCCGTCCTGTGCCGGTATGAATTTTCGGTGGGGGACATTTTTTCGGGCTATCTGCTGCAGCGCAGCGAGATCGAGCAGATCCTGAACGTCCTGCTCCACCTGACCGCGGGGATGCCCTCGGAATATCTTTTTTCCATGCCGATGTTTCTGACGAACCGTTCGCGCATCAACCTGGTTTCGCTTTCGGATGCAAAAAGCTTCGACGACATCCTGAACGCCCTGGGCGGCACGCCGTACCGCGCGCTGCTGGAGCCGCTGCGCCCGCAGGCCGGGATGCCGCTGGATTACACGGCGGCGGAAAACGCGCTGTACACCCACCTTTACGGCGAGGTCTACGAGATCATCCGGCGCCGGACCCACGGCGAGACCAAAAAGCAGCTTCTGGAAATATTCGATACCTTTCTGGATCTGACCAATTACATCCGGATCATACGCCTGAAGACCTATTTCCATTCGGGCTACGATTTCATCCGGAATTCGCTGCTCCCCTTCGGGACGCTGCGGGAAAACCAGATCAACGATCTGATCGCCGCGCAGAGCACGTCCCAGATCCGGCAGGCCATGGAGCAGACTTCCGTCGGGAAGCGCACCAGGAATATCCAGCACAATTTCACCGACCAGATTTCGTCGCGCGCTATCTACCACGTCTGCCGGCACAGCATCCACTTTTCCAGCCGGCCGTCGGTGGTGATGCTTTCTTATATCTTCCTGACGCAGCTTGAATTGATGGACATCATCAATATTGTCGAGGGAATCCGTTACAAGCTTCCGGCAAATGAAATCAAGAAACTGCTGACGTTTGCCGATTTTTAA
- the atpI gene encoding V-type ATP synthase subunit I (Evidence 2a : Function from experimental evidences in other organisms; PubMedId : 8688087; Product type e : enzyme): MAVQKIKMTSIIGRMTELDQVTEICGESEFFHPDNALSFYSDTSQFTPLSEENPYAEPLQRLVESTAKVKRKLDFVPRKPGKEDQPAAKDEELISYANRVADEMEDYRRNREKSKKTIQELTRSMEDISHFTGLELDLDEIRKCAYIKVRFGSLPKESYEKLDFYNENPYVIFFPSSHDETQYWGVYFAPIDQAAEVDRIFSSLYFKRVKLANYKGSPETALKQMEEERNAEGKRIQEADSRFSARWKKEKSRCCEIYSRLTERSVYFGIRRYAARYNDSFILTGWIPADSEEKFKTSLDPLQSVEYTFENAEDNLNHSPPVRLKNKKLFRPFEYFIDMYGLPSYDEVDPTPFVAITYILLFGIMFADLGQGLVVSLLGHWMWKKKKMKLGRILIPCGICSAVFGTVFGSFFGFEHALDPLYRGVFGLSKKPFEVMEPVTTNLIIYSAIAIGLALVMIAMLINIYSSLRRKHYENALFGPNGAAGLVFYGSLVFGFGGKAAFGWDIVNTPYIICLVVIPLVLIFFREVLGGLMEKRPNWKPESWGEYIMQNFFETFEFLLSYMTNTMSFLRVGAFVLVHAGMMLVVFTLAEMMGGIGYVLAVLIGNVFVMALEGLLVGIQVLRLEFYEMFSRFFEGEGRAFQPVIAREEAQ; encoded by the coding sequence TTGGCCGTCCAGAAAATCAAAATGACGAGTATCATCGGAAGGATGACGGAGCTTGACCAGGTGACGGAAATCTGCGGCGAGTCTGAATTCTTTCATCCCGACAACGCCCTGTCGTTTTATTCCGACACTTCCCAGTTTACACCGCTGAGCGAGGAGAACCCTTATGCGGAGCCCCTGCAGCGGCTGGTCGAATCCACGGCGAAAGTAAAGCGGAAACTGGATTTTGTCCCGCGGAAACCCGGAAAGGAGGATCAGCCCGCCGCAAAGGACGAAGAGCTGATCTCCTACGCGAACCGGGTCGCCGACGAGATGGAGGACTACCGCCGCAACCGTGAGAAATCGAAGAAAACCATTCAGGAACTGACCCGGTCGATGGAGGATATCTCCCATTTCACGGGGCTGGAGCTGGACCTGGATGAGATCCGGAAATGCGCCTACATCAAGGTGCGCTTCGGCAGCCTGCCGAAGGAAAGCTATGAAAAGCTGGATTTCTACAATGAAAATCCCTACGTCATCTTCTTCCCCAGCAGCCACGACGAAACGCAGTACTGGGGGGTCTATTTCGCCCCGATCGATCAGGCGGCGGAAGTGGACCGCATCTTTTCCAGCCTGTACTTCAAGCGCGTGAAGCTCGCGAATTACAAGGGCAGCCCGGAAACCGCCCTGAAGCAGATGGAGGAGGAGCGCAACGCCGAGGGCAAAAGGATTCAGGAAGCCGATTCCCGGTTCAGCGCGCGGTGGAAAAAGGAAAAAAGCCGCTGCTGCGAGATTTACAGCCGCCTGACGGAACGGAGCGTCTACTTCGGCATCCGCCGCTACGCCGCCCGCTACAACGACAGCTTTATCCTGACCGGCTGGATCCCGGCGGACAGCGAGGAAAAATTCAAGACCTCGCTCGACCCGCTCCAATCGGTGGAATACACGTTTGAAAACGCGGAGGACAATCTGAACCATTCCCCTCCGGTTCGGCTGAAAAACAAAAAGCTGTTCCGGCCGTTTGAATATTTCATCGACATGTACGGCCTTCCGTCCTACGACGAGGTCGACCCCACTCCGTTTGTCGCAATCACCTACATTCTTCTGTTCGGCATCATGTTCGCCGATCTGGGACAGGGCCTCGTCGTTTCCCTGCTCGGGCACTGGATGTGGAAAAAGAAAAAAATGAAGCTCGGCAGAATCCTGATTCCGTGCGGCATCTGCTCCGCGGTTTTCGGGACGGTATTCGGCTCCTTTTTCGGCTTCGAACATGCGCTCGATCCGCTCTACCGCGGCGTGTTCGGCCTGAGCAAAAAGCCGTTCGAGGTCATGGAGCCGGTCACGACGAACCTCATCATTTATTCCGCCATCGCCATCGGCCTTGCGCTCGTCATGATCGCGATGCTGATCAACATCTATTCCAGCCTGCGGCGAAAACATTACGAAAACGCCCTGTTCGGCCCCAACGGGGCCGCGGGCCTTGTCTTTTACGGCTCGCTGGTGTTCGGGTTCGGCGGAAAGGCCGCGTTCGGCTGGGATATCGTAAACACCCCTTACATCATCTGCCTGGTGGTGATCCCGCTGGTGCTGATCTTCTTCCGGGAGGTTCTGGGCGGCCTGATGGAAAAACGCCCGAATTGGAAGCCCGAAAGCTGGGGCGAATACATCATGCAGAACTTTTTCGAGACCTTCGAATTCCTGCTGAGCTACATGACGAACACGATGTCTTTCCTTCGTGTCGGCGCTTTCGTCCTGGTGCACGCCGGCATGATGCTGGTCGTGTTCACGCTGGCCGAAATGATGGGCGGAATCGGCTATGTGCTGGCCGTTCTCATCGGGAACGTCTTCGTTATGGCTCTGGAAGGTTTGCTTGTCGGGATTCAGGTGCTGAGGCTGGAATTCTATGAAATGTTCAGCCGCTTCTTCGAGGGCGAAGGCCGCGCGTTCCAGCCGGTGATCGCCCGGGAGGAAGCCCAGTGA